Proteins from one Candidatus Hydrogenedentota bacterium genomic window:
- a CDS encoding ACT domain-containing protein, with the protein MKIPQLSMFMENKPGRLSDPCRRLAEAGINIVTLSLADTQQFGILRLIVRDWKKAREVLSQAGCVVTVTEVVATEVEDKPGGLATILEVIEKAGLNIEYMYAFTFRSGDRAVLVFRFNDADAAIQVLKDNGINVIGGVELYDRAGG; encoded by the coding sequence ATGAAAATCCCGCAGTTGAGCATGTTCATGGAAAACAAGCCCGGCCGCCTGAGCGACCCCTGCCGGCGCCTCGCCGAGGCGGGCATCAACATCGTGACCCTGTCCCTGGCCGACACCCAGCAGTTCGGCATCCTGCGCCTGATCGTCCGCGACTGGAAAAAGGCGCGCGAGGTCCTCTCCCAGGCGGGCTGCGTGGTCACGGTCACCGAGGTGGTCGCCACGGAGGTCGAGGACAAGCCGGGCGGCCTGGCGACCATCCTGGAGGTGATCGAGAAGGCCGGGCTGAACATTGAGTACATGTACGCCTTCACGTTCCGTTCCGGGGACCGGGCGGTGCTGGTGTTCCGGTTCAACGACGCCGACGCGGCCATCCAGGTCCTGAAGGACAACGGGATCAACGTCATCGGCGGCGTGGAGCTCTACGACCGCGCCGGGGGCTGA
- a CDS encoding phenylacetate--CoA ligase → MMEFWHDPGCEFHPASAMDYLPVEQLRQLQLHRLHAVVRRAYENVAHFRARMDARGMTPNDIHCLADIAQLPFTVKTDLRDTYPFGLFASPMSEVVRLHASSGTTGKPIVVAYTQQDLKVWASVMVRAFAACGLQRGDVIQNGYGYGLFTGGLGAHYGAEALGATVIPISGGNTDRQIMVMKDFGTTAICCTPSYFLRIIERAREMGIELRDLPLKAGVFGAEPWTEEMRKRVEAESGIKAYDIYGLSEIIGPGVGNECAHQNGLHIFEDHFYPEIVDPETLAPLPDGQEGELVLTTLSKQAMPMIRYRTRDITSIFAEPCPCGRTIRRIRRISRRSDDMLIIRGVNVFPSQIEEALLSVEGTAPHYVIVLTNDGTMDDIEVHVEMTPEIFSDRIAAVEGLAKKISAAIERIINIRVKVRLVEPNTIARSEGKAKRVIDQRKK, encoded by the coding sequence ATGATGGAGTTCTGGCACGATCCCGGATGCGAGTTTCATCCGGCCAGCGCGATGGATTACCTGCCGGTGGAGCAGCTCCGGCAGCTGCAGCTGCACCGGCTTCATGCGGTGGTGCGGCGGGCCTACGAGAACGTGGCCCATTTTCGCGCGCGGATGGACGCGCGGGGCATGACGCCGAACGACATCCACTGCCTCGCGGACATCGCCCAGCTTCCGTTCACCGTGAAGACGGACCTGCGGGACACCTACCCGTTCGGGCTGTTCGCCAGCCCGATGAGCGAGGTGGTGCGGCTGCACGCGTCCAGCGGCACGACGGGGAAGCCGATCGTGGTGGCCTACACGCAGCAGGACCTGAAGGTCTGGGCGAGCGTGATGGTGCGGGCGTTTGCGGCGTGCGGGCTCCAGCGCGGCGACGTGATCCAGAACGGCTACGGGTACGGCCTGTTCACGGGCGGCCTGGGGGCGCACTACGGCGCGGAGGCGCTGGGGGCGACGGTGATCCCGATCTCCGGGGGCAACACGGACCGGCAGATCATGGTGATGAAGGACTTCGGTACGACGGCGATCTGCTGCACACCGAGCTACTTCCTGCGGATCATCGAGCGGGCGCGGGAGATGGGGATCGAGCTGCGCGACCTGCCGCTGAAGGCGGGGGTGTTCGGCGCGGAGCCGTGGACCGAGGAGATGCGCAAGCGCGTTGAGGCGGAGTCGGGCATCAAGGCCTACGACATCTACGGCCTGTCCGAGATCATCGGGCCGGGCGTGGGCAACGAGTGCGCGCACCAGAACGGGCTGCACATCTTCGAGGACCATTTCTACCCGGAGATCGTGGACCCGGAGACGCTGGCGCCGCTGCCGGACGGGCAGGAGGGCGAGCTGGTGCTGACGACGCTCAGCAAGCAGGCCATGCCCATGATCCGTTACCGGACCCGCGACATCACGTCCATCTTCGCCGAGCCCTGCCCCTGCGGCCGCACCATCCGGCGCATCCGCCGCATCTCGCGCCGCAGCGACGACATGCTCATCATCCGCGGCGTGAACGTGTTCCCGTCGCAGATCGAGGAGGCGCTCCTGTCCGTCGAGGGCACGGCGCCGCACTACGTCATCGTGCTGACGAACGACGGGACGATGGATGACATCGAGGTGCATGTGGAGATGACGCCGGAGATCTTCAGCGACCGGATCGCGGCGGTGGAGGGGCTGGCGAAGAAGATCAGCGCGGCCATCGAGCGCATCATCAACATCCGCGTGAAGGTGCGGCTCGTGGAGCCCAACACCATCGCCCGCAGCGAGGGCAAGGCCAAGCGCGTCATAGACCAGCGAAAGAAGTGA
- a CDS encoding ABC-F family ATP-binding cassette domain-containing protein encodes MSLVRLENITKSYLGRPVLDGVSLRIEPGERVGLIGRNGTGKSTVFRVITGEVDPDSGVVERMRRLRLACLEQLPRVAEEKTIQDIVMESFPEILELEARLARLEERMAAEGDALLAEYSDAQHAFTAMGGYGFRTRVKQVLQGLGFRPEEFSLPFRALSGGQRTRLRLALALLRDADLLLLDEPENHLDVEAREWLESYLTSCREAVMIISHDRQMLNNATTRIVEVERGQLFDYSGNYAFYHKQKALVREQYQKAYERQEDFIRKEEALIERFRYKNTKARQMQSRLKRLDKMERIEAPPPEADTAAFRLGEVERSGEVVLDVRDAAMAYGDLTLYDGISFTVRRGERVGIVGPNGAGKTTLLRQIAGMHTGTGGAVTLGHKVSLSFFEQNHDNVNRANDILSEVLSVRPDFTPEQARRFLGRLLFTGEDVFKPVSTLSGGELARVAMAKMILGGANLLLLDEPTNHLDIASREALEGALAAFGGSILLASHDRALVDGLVEKLVIIRDGRARVFLGNYADFHRQSGQAEEDVSDKTAEEVLRIRRVEKEREAKKTRLREDRKGQKRLAKVEADIAAMEALLADYTGKFAALDPADFTAAQALTDEYNGLKEDLRGLYEEWEELAG; translated from the coding sequence ATGAGTCTTGTCCGTCTCGAAAACATCACCAAATCATATCTGGGACGCCCTGTCTTGGACGGGGTGAGCCTGCGCATTGAGCCGGGGGAGCGGGTGGGGCTCATCGGCCGGAACGGCACGGGGAAGTCCACGGTGTTCCGGGTGATCACGGGGGAGGTGGACCCGGATTCGGGGGTGGTGGAGCGGATGCGGCGGCTGCGGCTGGCGTGCCTGGAGCAGCTTCCGAGGGTGGCGGAGGAGAAGACGATCCAGGACATCGTGATGGAGAGTTTTCCGGAGATTCTGGAGCTGGAGGCGCGGCTGGCGCGGCTGGAGGAGCGCATGGCGGCGGAGGGGGACGCCCTGCTGGCGGAGTACAGCGACGCGCAGCACGCCTTCACGGCGATGGGGGGCTACGGGTTCCGGACGCGGGTGAAGCAGGTGCTCCAGGGGCTCGGCTTCCGGCCGGAGGAGTTCTCGCTGCCCTTCCGCGCCCTCAGCGGGGGGCAGCGCACGCGGCTGCGCCTGGCGCTGGCGCTGCTGCGCGACGCCGACCTGCTGCTGCTGGACGAGCCGGAGAACCATCTGGACGTGGAGGCCCGGGAGTGGCTGGAGTCGTACCTGACGAGCTGCCGCGAGGCCGTGATGATCATTTCGCACGACCGCCAGATGCTCAACAACGCGACCACCCGGATCGTCGAGGTGGAGCGGGGCCAGCTCTTCGACTACTCGGGGAACTACGCCTTCTACCACAAGCAGAAGGCGCTGGTGCGCGAGCAGTACCAGAAGGCCTACGAGCGGCAGGAGGACTTCATCCGCAAGGAGGAGGCCCTCATCGAGCGCTTCCGCTACAAGAACACCAAGGCGCGCCAGATGCAGAGCCGCCTCAAGCGGCTGGACAAGATGGAGCGCATCGAGGCCCCACCGCCGGAGGCGGACACGGCGGCCTTCCGCCTCGGCGAGGTGGAGCGCAGCGGCGAGGTGGTGCTGGACGTGCGCGACGCCGCCATGGCCTACGGCGACCTGACCCTGTACGACGGGATCAGCTTTACCGTGCGCCGGGGCGAGCGCGTGGGGATTGTCGGCCCGAACGGCGCGGGCAAGACGACGCTCCTGCGCCAGATCGCCGGGATGCACACGGGCACGGGCGGCGCGGTGACCCTGGGGCACAAGGTGTCGCTGTCCTTCTTCGAGCAGAACCACGACAACGTGAACCGGGCGAACGACATCCTCTCGGAGGTGCTTTCGGTGCGGCCCGACTTCACGCCGGAGCAGGCGCGCCGCTTTCTCGGCCGGCTGCTGTTCACGGGCGAGGACGTGTTCAAGCCCGTGTCCACCCTCAGCGGCGGCGAGCTGGCCCGCGTGGCCATGGCGAAGATGATCCTCGGCGGGGCCAACCTGCTGCTGCTCGACGAGCCGACGAACCACCTCGACATCGCGTCGCGCGAGGCGCTGGAGGGCGCGCTGGCCGCCTTCGGCGGGAGCATCCTGCTGGCCAGCCACGACCGCGCCCTGGTGGACGGGCTGGTGGAGAAGCTCGTCATCATCCGCGACGGCAGGGCCCGGGTCTTCCTGGGGAACTACGCGGACTTCCACCGCCAGTCCGGCCAGGCCGAGGAGGACGTCTCGGACAAGACGGCCGAAGAGGTTCTCCGCATCCGCCGCGTCGAGAAGGAGCGCGAGGCCAAGAAGACCCGCCTGCGCGAGGACCGGAAAGGCCAGAAGCGCCTCGCCAAGGTGGAGGCGGACATCGCGGCCATGGAGGCCCTGCTCGCGGACTACACGGGCAAGTTCGCCGCCCTGGACCCGGCGGATTTCACGGCGGCCCAGGCGCTCACGGACGAGTACAACGGCCTCAAGGAGGACCTCCGGGGGCTCTACGAGGAGTGGGAGGAGCTCGCCGGGTGA